A genomic window from Populus nigra chromosome 7, ddPopNigr1.1, whole genome shotgun sequence includes:
- the LOC133698662 gene encoding uncharacterized protein LOC133698662, with translation MLKFLSKVKIEFNALDPRVASCMEFLAQCNARKAKESNPACQLLVKRRTDDFPPQITVTFVNGVEEAFDATSTPAQAIRTMILEKGQLLETEQMFREAGEKWPVIIPEEELHQFAPGTKPRKAEEKKQ, from the coding sequence atgttgaagttCCTCTCAAAggtaaaaattgaattcaacgCACTAGACCCCCGCGTAGCCTCATGTATGGAGTTCTTAGCTCAATGCAATGCCCGCAAGGCCAAAGAATCCAACCCTGCTTGCCAGCTTCTTGTCAAGCGCCGCACCGACGATTTCCCACCACAGATCACTGTCACTTTCGTCAACGGCGTCGAGGAAGCTTTCGATGCCACTTCTACTCCTGCACAGGCCATTAGGACCATGATTTTGGAAAAGGGTCAGCTTCTTGAGACCGAGCAAATGTTTCGTGAGGCTGGTGAGAAGTGGCCTGTTATTATCCCTGAAGAAGAGCTCCACCAGTTTGCTCCCGGTACTAAG
- the LOC133699065 gene encoding uncharacterized protein LOC133699065 isoform X1, with amino-acid sequence MKSLLIFFLSLSLSLFFPGFRKRERAKNFVAMAAVVMSYYCKPSPFLGHFPSYLAKSSSRQVAGTAVQESKISALFWGSKKSVQPKELDVSVSLQDSILTGGGLEKQITPKRISLSIISSISEVSSHEWDACNLDATGPDKFNPFLSHGFLSSLEESRSAVKETGWMPSHIVAKDESDNVLGVVPLYLKSHSYGEFVFDHSWADAYYGFGSRYYPKFQCCVPFTPVTGPRILVRNTPFRDQLFDVLVSALKDLAAKSQVSSLHVTFPTEKEWHMLKEKGFLQRIGMQYHWKNRNYKNFDEFLMDMKQSKRKNIRQERKKVSTQNLSMKRLRGYEIKARHWDTFYSFYRNTTDNKWGTPYLTRDFFHTMGSKMGDQVLLVVAEEGDELVAGALNIIGGDTLFGRLWGCHPKAYYPSLHFEACYYQAIEAAIELNLNTVEAGAQGEHKIQRGYLPVLTYSCHYLIDEAFRKAIEEFLVRESTQVKLVMKLIHDSGPLKEGIK; translated from the exons ATGAAGTcattactgattttttttctctctctctctctctctctattttttccgGGTttcagaaagagagagagagccaagAATTTTGTGGCCATGGCAGCAGTAGTAATGAGCTACTACTGCAAGCCTTCGCCATTTCTGGGCCACTTCCCATCTTACCTT GCAAAATCATCATCCAGACAGGTTGCGGGGACTGCAGTTCAGGAATCTAAAATCAGTGCACTGTTTTGGGGATCGAAGAAGTCTGTGCAGCCAAAAGAATTGGATGTTTCAGTTTCACTACAAGATTCCATTCTAACAGG GGGTGgtttggaaaaacaaataacacctAAGAGGATTTCACTTTCCATCATTTCTTCAATCTCAGAAGTTTCGTCGCATGAATGGGATGCCTGCAATTTGGATGCTACTGGCCCTGACAAGTTTAATCCATTTCTTAGCCATGGTTTTCTTTCAAGCTTGGAAGAGTCACGCTCGGCAGTTAAG GAGACTGGATGGATGCCTAGCCACATTGTTGCTAAGGATGAATCTGATAATGTTTTGGGTGTTGTTCCACTCTATCTTAAAAG CCATTCCTATGGCGAATTTGTTTTTGACCATTCTTGGGCTGATGCCTACTATGGTTTCGGATCAAGGTATTATCCAAAGTTTCAGTGTTGTGTGCCTTTCACTCCAGTAACTGGTCCAAGGATTCTGGTCCGCAATACCCCCTTCAGAGATCAACTTTTTGATGTTCTAGTCTCTGCCCTGAAGGATCTGGCAGCCAAG tCCCAGGTCTCATCACTGCACGTCACCTTCCCCACTGAAAAAGAGTGGCACATGCTGAAGGAAAAGGGATTTCTGCAGAGGATTGGAATGCAGTATCACTGGAAAAATCGTAACTATAAAAA TTTTGATGAATTCTTGATGGATATGAagcaaagtaaaagaaaaaatattcgtCAAGAGCGCAAAAAG GTTTCTACTCAAAACTTGAGTATGAAACGTCTTCGGGGTTATGAAATAAAG GCTAGGCATTGGGATACCTTCTATAGCTTCTACAGGAACACGACTGATAACAA GTGGGGTACTCCTTATCTCACGAGGGATTTTTTTCACACCATGGGGTCAAAGATGGGAGATCAGGTGCTGCTTGTTGTTGCTGAAGAAGGGGATGAGCTTGTTGCAGGAGCTCTTAACATTATTGGTGGAGATACTCTATTTGGACGTCTATGGGGATGTCATCCAAAAGCCTACTATCCAAGCTTGCATTTTGAAGCATGCTATTACCAG GCAATAGAGGCGGCCATTGAACTTAACTTGAACACAGTAGAAGCAGGAGCTCAGGGTGAGCATAAAATTCAGCGTGGTTACCTGCCTGTGTTAACTTATAGCTGCCATTACCTCATTGATGAAGCTTTCAGGAAAGCTATAGAGGAATTTCTCGTGCGGGAATCAACCCAG GTTAAGCTTGTTATGAAACTAATTCACGATTCCGGTCCGCTTAAGGAGGGCATAAAATAG
- the LOC133699065 gene encoding uncharacterized protein LOC133699065 isoform X2, which translates to MKSLLIFFLSLSLSLFFPGFRKRERAKNFVAMAAVVMSYYCKPSPFLGHFPSYLAKSSSRQVAGTAVQESKISALFWGSKKSVQPKELDVSVSLQDSILTGGGLEKQITPKRISLSIISSISEVSSHEWDACNLDATGPDKFNPFLSHGFLSSLEESRSAVKETGWMPSHIVAKDESDNVLGVVPLYLKSHSYGEFVFDHSWADAYYGFGSRYYPKFQCCVPFTPVTGPRILVRNTPFRDQLFDVLVSALKDLAAKVSSLHVTFPTEKEWHMLKEKGFLQRIGMQYHWKNRNYKNFDEFLMDMKQSKRKNIRQERKKVSTQNLSMKRLRGYEIKARHWDTFYSFYRNTTDNKWGTPYLTRDFFHTMGSKMGDQVLLVVAEEGDELVAGALNIIGGDTLFGRLWGCHPKAYYPSLHFEACYYQAIEAAIELNLNTVEAGAQGEHKIQRGYLPVLTYSCHYLIDEAFRKAIEEFLVRESTQVKLVMKLIHDSGPLKEGIK; encoded by the exons ATGAAGTcattactgattttttttctctctctctctctctctctattttttccgGGTttcagaaagagagagagagccaagAATTTTGTGGCCATGGCAGCAGTAGTAATGAGCTACTACTGCAAGCCTTCGCCATTTCTGGGCCACTTCCCATCTTACCTT GCAAAATCATCATCCAGACAGGTTGCGGGGACTGCAGTTCAGGAATCTAAAATCAGTGCACTGTTTTGGGGATCGAAGAAGTCTGTGCAGCCAAAAGAATTGGATGTTTCAGTTTCACTACAAGATTCCATTCTAACAGG GGGTGgtttggaaaaacaaataacacctAAGAGGATTTCACTTTCCATCATTTCTTCAATCTCAGAAGTTTCGTCGCATGAATGGGATGCCTGCAATTTGGATGCTACTGGCCCTGACAAGTTTAATCCATTTCTTAGCCATGGTTTTCTTTCAAGCTTGGAAGAGTCACGCTCGGCAGTTAAG GAGACTGGATGGATGCCTAGCCACATTGTTGCTAAGGATGAATCTGATAATGTTTTGGGTGTTGTTCCACTCTATCTTAAAAG CCATTCCTATGGCGAATTTGTTTTTGACCATTCTTGGGCTGATGCCTACTATGGTTTCGGATCAAGGTATTATCCAAAGTTTCAGTGTTGTGTGCCTTTCACTCCAGTAACTGGTCCAAGGATTCTGGTCCGCAATACCCCCTTCAGAGATCAACTTTTTGATGTTCTAGTCTCTGCCCTGAAGGATCTGGCAGCCAAG GTCTCATCACTGCACGTCACCTTCCCCACTGAAAAAGAGTGGCACATGCTGAAGGAAAAGGGATTTCTGCAGAGGATTGGAATGCAGTATCACTGGAAAAATCGTAACTATAAAAA TTTTGATGAATTCTTGATGGATATGAagcaaagtaaaagaaaaaatattcgtCAAGAGCGCAAAAAG GTTTCTACTCAAAACTTGAGTATGAAACGTCTTCGGGGTTATGAAATAAAG GCTAGGCATTGGGATACCTTCTATAGCTTCTACAGGAACACGACTGATAACAA GTGGGGTACTCCTTATCTCACGAGGGATTTTTTTCACACCATGGGGTCAAAGATGGGAGATCAGGTGCTGCTTGTTGTTGCTGAAGAAGGGGATGAGCTTGTTGCAGGAGCTCTTAACATTATTGGTGGAGATACTCTATTTGGACGTCTATGGGGATGTCATCCAAAAGCCTACTATCCAAGCTTGCATTTTGAAGCATGCTATTACCAG GCAATAGAGGCGGCCATTGAACTTAACTTGAACACAGTAGAAGCAGGAGCTCAGGGTGAGCATAAAATTCAGCGTGGTTACCTGCCTGTGTTAACTTATAGCTGCCATTACCTCATTGATGAAGCTTTCAGGAAAGCTATAGAGGAATTTCTCGTGCGGGAATCAACCCAG GTTAAGCTTGTTATGAAACTAATTCACGATTCCGGTCCGCTTAAGGAGGGCATAAAATAG
- the LOC133699065 gene encoding uncharacterized protein LOC133699065 isoform X3, producing the protein MKSLLIFFLSLSLSLFFPGFRKRERAKNFVAMAAVVMSYYCKPSPFLGHFPSYLAKSSSRQVAGTAVQESKISALFWGSKKSVQPKELDVSVSLQDSILTGGGLEKQITPKRISLSIISSISEVSSHEWDACNLDATGPDKFNPFLSHGFLSSLEESRSAVKSQVSSLHVTFPTEKEWHMLKEKGFLQRIGMQYHWKNRNYKNFDEFLMDMKQSKRKNIRQERKKVSTQNLSMKRLRGYEIKARHWDTFYSFYRNTTDNKWGTPYLTRDFFHTMGSKMGDQVLLVVAEEGDELVAGALNIIGGDTLFGRLWGCHPKAYYPSLHFEACYYQAIEAAIELNLNTVEAGAQGEHKIQRGYLPVLTYSCHYLIDEAFRKAIEEFLVRESTQVKLVMKLIHDSGPLKEGIK; encoded by the exons ATGAAGTcattactgattttttttctctctctctctctctctctattttttccgGGTttcagaaagagagagagagccaagAATTTTGTGGCCATGGCAGCAGTAGTAATGAGCTACTACTGCAAGCCTTCGCCATTTCTGGGCCACTTCCCATCTTACCTT GCAAAATCATCATCCAGACAGGTTGCGGGGACTGCAGTTCAGGAATCTAAAATCAGTGCACTGTTTTGGGGATCGAAGAAGTCTGTGCAGCCAAAAGAATTGGATGTTTCAGTTTCACTACAAGATTCCATTCTAACAGG GGGTGgtttggaaaaacaaataacacctAAGAGGATTTCACTTTCCATCATTTCTTCAATCTCAGAAGTTTCGTCGCATGAATGGGATGCCTGCAATTTGGATGCTACTGGCCCTGACAAGTTTAATCCATTTCTTAGCCATGGTTTTCTTTCAAGCTTGGAAGAGTCACGCTCGGCAGTTAAG tCCCAGGTCTCATCACTGCACGTCACCTTCCCCACTGAAAAAGAGTGGCACATGCTGAAGGAAAAGGGATTTCTGCAGAGGATTGGAATGCAGTATCACTGGAAAAATCGTAACTATAAAAA TTTTGATGAATTCTTGATGGATATGAagcaaagtaaaagaaaaaatattcgtCAAGAGCGCAAAAAG GTTTCTACTCAAAACTTGAGTATGAAACGTCTTCGGGGTTATGAAATAAAG GCTAGGCATTGGGATACCTTCTATAGCTTCTACAGGAACACGACTGATAACAA GTGGGGTACTCCTTATCTCACGAGGGATTTTTTTCACACCATGGGGTCAAAGATGGGAGATCAGGTGCTGCTTGTTGTTGCTGAAGAAGGGGATGAGCTTGTTGCAGGAGCTCTTAACATTATTGGTGGAGATACTCTATTTGGACGTCTATGGGGATGTCATCCAAAAGCCTACTATCCAAGCTTGCATTTTGAAGCATGCTATTACCAG GCAATAGAGGCGGCCATTGAACTTAACTTGAACACAGTAGAAGCAGGAGCTCAGGGTGAGCATAAAATTCAGCGTGGTTACCTGCCTGTGTTAACTTATAGCTGCCATTACCTCATTGATGAAGCTTTCAGGAAAGCTATAGAGGAATTTCTCGTGCGGGAATCAACCCAG GTTAAGCTTGTTATGAAACTAATTCACGATTCCGGTCCGCTTAAGGAGGGCATAAAATAG
- the LOC133698612 gene encoding NADPH-dependent pterin aldehyde reductase produces MTVPTTTALGTVSRAAATAAAAGGGGSKKVMITGVGKGLGRALALELDKRGHIVIGCSRSQDNLNSLQSQFSSDKHLLLDADVKSNSSVEELARIVVEKKGVPDIIVNNAGTINQNKKIWEVSEEEFDSVIDTNVKGIANMLRHFIPLMIPNKQGIIVNMSSGWGRSGAALVAPYCASKWAVEGLSRSVAKELPEGMAIVALNPGVIHTDMLTSCFGTSASLYQDPDTWALKAATMILNLTEADNGASLTV; encoded by the exons ATGACGGTTCCAACAACGACGGCGCTTGGGACAGTGAGCAGAGCGGCGGCAACCGCCGCAGCAGCAGGAGGAGGAGGCAGCAAGAAGGTGATGATAACAGGAGTGGGGAAGGGTCTAGGGAGAGCATTAGCCCTAGAATTAGACAAGAGAGGTCACATTGTTATCGGCTGCTCCCGTTCCCAGGACAATCTCAATTCTCTCCAGTCTCAATTCTCCTCCGATAAGCACCTCCTCCTCGACGCCGACGTG AAATCAAATAGCAGTGTTGAAGAGCTTGCGCGTATTGTTGTTGAGAAGAAAGGCGTTCCTGATATCATAg TGAACAATGCGGGTACAATTAACCAAAACAAGAAGATTTGGGAGGTCAGTGAAGAAGAATTTGATAGCGTTATTGATACAAATGTGAAAGGGATAGCCAATATGTTGCGCCATTTCATCCCTCTTATGATACCAAACAAGCAAGGGATTATTGTTAACATGTCCTCTGGATGGGGAAGGTCCGGCGCTGCGCTG GTTGCACCTTATTGTGCATCTAAATGGGCTGTGGAGGGTTTAAGTAGATCAGTGGCGAAGGAGTTGCCAGAAGGAATGGCAATTGTCGCTCTTAATCCTGGTGTGATACATACTGACATGCTCACGTCATGCTTTGGCACTTCAGCTTCTCTGTACCAGGATCCTGATACATG GGCCCTAAAAGCAGCCACAATGATACTCAATCTAACAGAAGCAGATAATGGTGCATCTCTCACTGTGTGA